The genomic interval tGACACACTATAGTATGTGtcaaaaaagtaaaattttatgacatactatagtatgtgttcaaaaaagtaaaattttacGGCATACTATAATAtgttaaaaaagtaaaattttacAACATACTTTAATGTGttaaaaaagtacaattttacaACATACTATagtatttgttaaaaaaaattaaaaagattttcgacatactatagtatgtcaaaaaagtaaaattttacAACATACtttaatgtgttaaaaaaagtacaattttacaACATACTATAGTATATatcaaaaagaacaaaaaaaacaaaatttaacgATATTCTGTAGTATGTGTTAAAGTAAAATTTAACGACATTCTATGGTATatgtttaaaaaagtaaaatttctATGACATACtataatgtgttaaaaaaataaaaatttaccACATAATATAGTATGtattaaaaaaatccaaattttaTGACATACTATAGTATGTGTTAAAGTAAAATTTTATgacatactatagtatgtcTTTAAAAAAGTAGAATTTTACGACATATTACAGTGCgtgttaaaaaaatacaatctaCCGACATACCACAgtatgttggaaaaaaaaatcaacatacTTCCCTATGAGTTAAAAAATAGCATGTTGCAACATATGATAGTATGtgttaaaaaatgtcaaaacctATGACATATTATAGTATGTATTAAAAAAGTTAAATTTTACGACATACTATAGTATGTTGCAAAAAATCTACTCTaccaacactgaaaaaaatgttagaaaaattAACGATTTACTACagtatgtattaaaaaaaaaatttaatgaCACACTGTGTTGAAAAAAACTGACTTACTACCCTATTTGttaaaaagataaaatccaATAACTTACTATAgtaagtgttaaaaaaaattcaaatttacGACATACTGTAGtatgtgttaaaaaaacaaaatttaacgACATATTACAGTGcgtgttaaaaataaaaatacaatctaCTGACATAGTACAGTATGttggaaaaaaatcaacactATCCTATGAGTTAAAAAATAGCATGTCATAATGCTATAATGATACTATAATGTGTCAAAAAAGTAACATTTTGCGACATACTAAAgtatgtgtttaaaaaaacaaaatttaacgACATACCATAGTGTGTCAAAAAGAGTAAAATTTTACAACATACTATAGTAcgtgttaaaaaaaattaacgACTTTCTATAGtatgtgttaaaaaaataaaaattttacGACATACTATGTGTGTCAAAAAGAGTAAAATTTTACGACATACTATACtatgtgtttaaaaaacaaaatttaacgACATACCATAGTGTGTCAGAAAGAGTAAAATTTTACAACATACTATAGTacgtgttaaaaaaaaatttaacgACATTCTATAGtatgtgttaaaaaaataaaaattttacGACATACTATGTGTGtcaaaaagtaaaattttacGAGATACTATAATATGTGTCCAAAAGAGTAAAATTTTACGACATACTATAGTATGtgtttaaaaaagtaaaattttacgacatactatagtatgtcAAAAAGAGTAAAATTTTACGAGATACTATAATATGTGTCCAAAAGAGTAAACTTTTACGACATGCTATAATGTGTAttgaaaaagtaaaattatACAACAtacttttgtatgtttttaaaaaattaaaatttttcgacatactatagtatgtcaaaaagaggaaaattttACGACATACTATAGTATGTGTCAAAAAGTAGAATTTTACGAGATACTATGTGTGTCAAAAAGAGTAAAATTTTATGACATACTATAGTAtgtgtttaaaaacacaaaatttaaCGACATTCTATAGTGTGTGAAAAAATTGTAATTTTACGACATACTATagtatgtgtcaaaaaaaataatttttttttcgACATACCATAGTATGTGTCAAAAAGAGTAAAATTTTACGACATACTATAGTATGTGtcaaaaaaagtacaattttacGACATATTATaatatgtgttaaaaaaaagtaaaattttacgacatactatagtatgtgtttaaaaaaacaaaatttaacgACATTCTATAGTGTatgaaaaaaagtaaaattttacgacatactatagtatgtgtcaaaaaaggaaaaaattaCGACATACTATATGTGTTGAAAAAAGTTTAAACTTTACGACATACTATagtatatgtaaaaaaaatagaaatttttcgacatactatagtatgtcaaaaaaagtacaattttacGACACACTATAGTATGTGtcaaaaaagtaaaattttatGACATACTACCTTatgttgaaaaaatatatataatctATCGACATACTACAGTATgttgaaaaaaatcaacatgcCACCTTAtgagttaagaaaaaaaataaactacCAACATAACTAACCAATGACATAACTAGCAAACTTACCAGTTATTACTCAGCAGCAAAGCAGGAAGGCTAATAACTGACTAACTTGGGGTTTAAATGACCAAATGACTGACTGGTTagcaaactgacaaaaacaaacagatctcTGGAACGTCATTCTGTCCTTTAAATAAGTTACCATTCAGGTACCGTTAGGCATAAATACgcaggcttggctgtgtgtcagtgtttcttaCACAAGTCCAGGTgggatgttgctgctgttgaagcCTTGACAAAAGTTCAGCCCAGAAAACTCATTAACCTGCAAAGCCTGGAGAGACACAAATATCACCATCACGAGCTGAATGAAATCAAGCTACAGCTCCAGGAACTGAGCAGAAGGTGTGTGTACGTACGCTGAGGCCATATCTTGGAATACTGAGGTATTTCAACCAAGCGAGCCAGCCGACGATGGAGGGGAGGTTCACGAGCAAACCTGCAAAGATCTGCAGAAAAAGTGATTCACAGGTCAAATTTCCAGTGAAGTGCTTCTTTTTtcaacacagcagtgatggcGTCTGGGTGCTGTTAAGGTTTTCTATAATATAGAACATATGTGAACGGTGGTTTCAGATCATGGTCATAAAACTGCCTGCAAGTTCCAAAAAAACACCGTCTGAGCATGAAATTAGTCTTTGATAATAACATGATGATAATAACCCCGTTACCAAAGTATGAAGCTGATTTATCTAAGAAATGTGATCGATATCGGCTCTGAATGACTCAGCAAACATCATAAACTGTGTGAGAACGGAGTGATTAACAGCTGCATGAACAGTAAATAAGGGGGGCGGGACTTAAACAACAGTCCATTAATGGCACATGTAAGTTTTTGCGCTGCTGTGCGTTGACACGTGTGTACATCACCATCATGAATACGGTGGTGATGGTCATGAAAATGCTGGCAATCGCCACCACGGTCTGGTCGGCTGAGATGGCCAGAGCCATGGAGGTGGCAGTGTAGGAGACCAGAGCCATGGTCaacatgaaggagaagaaggccTCAACTGTCGGCTtcagacctgcacacacacatttcaagtGAAAATATTTGTAAATAGGCTATGCCTCCAAACAAATAGTCTAAAAATATTATTTGCTAATAAAAAGAAGTGTAAATGATGACAACAAACAGGACGATGATTTTCTGATCATTTCCATCACCAAtgaacctctttttttttttttaatgtattgaTTAATCTTGCAATCTGGAAAATGTCAGTTTACAAGTAACCAAAGCTTGAAGGTAAATTCCTCGAAACAGTTCAATTCAAttacaaaaaattaaaaattctcacatttgaggaCCTGGAACCAGAGATTTTTTTGCTGACACACAACATAGCATAGCTACCCACCAATCATGAAGTACGCCACGCAGCTGAACACAATGGCGGGGATGGTCCTCAGGGCGATTATGTCGGACAGGACCTTAGACAGGAAGTACACAGACACCCTGTAGTAACCGCTGATGTACTCGTGactgaaaatacaacaaaagtTTTATTAATAAACCTCATCTGTGCAGTTTGTGACcgctggaaaacacaaatgcCAGACGGGTATCAGTTTGAAGTTCAAACACTGAGAGGAATCATTTGGATttggttgtttgcagtcacatgacattaaattcagatggagggcaggaagtgaaaaccgcAATGGACGGATGGAGGAAATGTTCTTCTTGTGCTTGTTATGAAATTAAGAGAGAAATGTAcgaacagaaaatcagaacatatgttggatgtgactcttATGAAGAGGAGCCATTTTTCAGGTGAACTGACAAAAGTGTGGAGGCAAACAACTTTCTTGTTAGCACTTGGGTCGATGGCCTCAGTACCAGAGTGCTCTAGGATGACTGTTGTTTAGCTTTTATTATCCTGTGGATTAACTGAGCAAAAAACGTTCAGCACTGTGGTGCTGAATGTTGTCATTTACGCTGCGGTTGTTTGCTGGGTTAACTACACGGAAAGGTCCGGTGAAATGCCGCTAAAAacatggattgtcatgaaagaCGGTACATTATTTACGTTCAGCTGTCTTATGTGAACTCTTAACATTGATTTAACAAGTTAAATctatcaccatagatttaaaacaatagctagTGTTACATCATTAGCTGACCCGGCTCCTCACAACTGCTGATGgttaacaagacatttttctggcgttttctgccttttttttttggcatttttcacccttttgGTACTTgataaaagctccttgtggtttctcGGTTTGATTGATTTGTGCAACCGTAGAAGACACAAAACAGGCATTTTGAGTCCGTTTTAGTGTTTCCTATGGAGAAAAtaacttcctgccctccatctgcagttcgcggcgaaacaaaagagtgacatgaTGTCATATGCAAACGACCTATTCATTGTGCAACACTGTGAGAGGTCCTGCAAACTACACAGAGGCTGACGAGTCACGGCAATGATGTCatagatgtacagtatgtgtgtgcatacttaAACACATTGTGGGGACACATTTCACGTCCCCACAAGGTTAAACTTTTGACTTAAGGGAACAGCTTGTCTGTCGGAGGGAATGAACAAGATTGACATCAGTGTCATTTCTTGTGCTGGAGTCTGGATGTGGTTacatagcttagcataaagactgaaaacagtgaaactaGCACATAGCTTTCCAAAGTTTCTAACTTGTccatttacatttctgtatATATCGGAATTCAATGAATGAGACAAACAAAtcagctttagaggtgttggtaggcaTATTTTCAAACATCGTCCAGACCCAGGCTAGCAGCTTCCctccatttccagtctttatgctaagctaagctaaccacgtCCTGACTCCAGCACAAGAAATGACACTGATGTCAATCTTCTCGTTCTCTCACTCTCAGAAAGTCAAGTTGCGATCAAGTTGCGAAATGGACGATTCCTTAAAAGTAAAACGTTAACCTTGTGAGGACCTGATGGGAAGGGAGTGCCCACAATGTGATCCCGCACAGATTGATACCGATCTTCTCATGTCGTCATAAGTaagtgcgtgtttgtgtgtcaaacCCACATGAAGAGTTTTCTCTGAGAGATGAAGAGTTCAGCAGACGAGAGGGAGCTGAAACACTGATTCACAACGACGAAGAACAGAACGCCGaacctgaaaacacaacaatcaaTACACAGATTGatacgtatacacacacatgcttctCACATTAAAAGGCGAAAACTGTTAGAACTCTCTTGTTGATGAAGTTGCACCAAATACTTTGTTGTACATTATGTAATGGATGAAAGCAGAGTGGAGTAGGATAGAATACCTGTTCTGAATTCCAGTTTGATCCTCCTTGATGTCAAAGAAAAGGGCTCCTATGACCAGAGCGAGGAACACGGTTACCGCTACCTAAACagaagttttgtttttacaattcAGTtgttgtacagattaaacaaattaCACATAACATGTTAACTGGCTGAGGTGGGAATCTTTGGGAATCAACTGCAGTTCTTGGGTTTCTGATTGAAACCCTGCTGATTTTCTCTATTTAATGAATTATGATGGTtatgataaactttatttatatagcagtTTTCTTAATGTTGCAAAGGCTTAGCACATGggaataaatacaataaaatgaagtcaataagatgaaataaagaggaataaaaacagttaaaaatagATAAAGGGGGCACTGTTTTCATTCTGCCTGCGCAGTTGAACTCCAGCTTTTTTATTCGGTCATCATCACGATATTAACTtcaaaaactgactgaaaatgtagttttatATTTGTGAACAATTCCCAGTCATAGGAGATACAGATCAAGATGTTATGTTACTGCTTCAGATGTAGCCATGTTAGCAGTCCCCCCCTGTTTCCgggtctttatgctaagctataGCCTTGTATTGGATATGAGAGttgtattgattttctcatccAGCTCATGGCCAGAAAACcaataaacatttttcaaaatatcaaACTTCTGCTGTCAAGTTGCACTTCTTTGACATTGATGTCCCAATTTTGGGAAGAATTTCCAGTCACGGACAAAAGCTGAGCAGTAGAACAAACTCTAGGCTTTAAAACATCCGTTCATAAACCGTAAAATCCGCCACACTTTTCTACACTTTCTGATGAACCTGCCGACCGTAATACTTAAAAATGTAAGTTTGATTCCCGTACAGTTGCACTTTACACTGATATAAGTCAGTATGGCCTTTTTAAGACTGAAGCCTGCTCGATGTTCATACCTGAGCTATGGAGGTCTGAGGGTTGAGCAGGAGGTTGCGGAACGTTCTCTTGAGAACCCATCTGAACTGGGTCAGGAAGCTGGTGTTGTAGGTGATGATTCTGGTGTGAGAGGGCCTGGAAGTCGGCTTCCCTTCCATTATCCTTTCTGAGAGGCAGGAGGTGACAATGGTTTCGATTTGAGTAGAGTACTATGTCACTTTGAATCTGTACTGTTACTCTAAAACTTGCACCATTGTTGGAAAGTAATATTTGCTAAAGTACTTAAGTGCAattttaaggtacttgtactttctATTTTATGTAGCTTTACACTTCTACTGCACTATATGTCACGTTGACTCCcaggggaaattcacaagttacCAGCTGTATATGAAGTGTACTCAAAGtagctccagcagctgaaacactgcagagatttacatttacatttgaatgcATCATTTCAACCATTCACATAATTTACATTACTTGAAATGGTCCATTCTGAATAATGAGTAGTTTTCTTTTGTGTACCTtaatgctaatacttttgtagttttacttaagtagaattttgaatgcaggacttttttctacactgtggtattactacttttacttaaataataAAGTTTTTTTCGGGTACCCACCCAGCTCTGTTTGGGTCTGTTTGAAGTAGTAGCAGTTTCTGTATTCCTCCACCAGTTTTTCCTCGACCCCCAGTCTGGACTTGGATATGGATTCTAAATCAGGTTCtggagagtgagtgagtgagtgagtgagtgagtaaacaaacaaacaaacaaacaaacaaataaagcccttcagattaaacaaacagggaaaaataaattcaaagaTACAAAAATACTGTGTTTATATGAGCCCTGTTGGACTATTTGAAACCAGTTTTTCCTGACATGAAATctgacctgaacacacacacctgtgccgTCATCGTCGCCACTGAGGGCGTTGGCCATCAAGTCTCCATTAATGATGTCCAGGAAGAAGTCAGCAGGGTTGTTGTGGGGCTCACAGGTGTATCCTGGGAAATGAAGTTCCAAACCGAATCACATACATCACCTTTGCATCAGGTCACGTTACACTGGATTAAAGTAAACTTCACGTTCCTACCGATGTCCGAGAAATACTCCAGCGCTCTCTGTGCCGGCCCGTGGAAAACCTGAGCGGTTCAATCAATGACAACATGAATTCATGTGTTAACAGAGTCCACTCAACAGAAAGCATGACAATAGCTCATGTGTTTTCTAGAGGCGAGAAGGAAAAGAATGAGTgatgagaaatgaaaagtgacaaaaaacgaaacaaagagatgaaaagagcaAACAATAAGGAGggacgagaaagagagagacgatAAAAGGCGGCAAAACGAGaccgaaagaaagaaagaaaaagataaacaaaaaaaagaaaacaaagagcaagaaataagaaagagaaagagaaagagagaggagccaagaaaaagagagaaaatcaagGAAGGAGAACAGGTAAAGACAACAGAAAGAGGTGAGAGGtaaagaaacacagatgaacCGCTgtatgaaagaagaaagaggatgaCGACGATGAAGGGCTGAAGGATGATGAGAAAAGCTGGAAACACTGTGAACGAGCAGAGGACCTGTTTGCCGTTGACCAGCAGCGTGAGGCTGTCGAACAGGCGGTAGATGGAGTATCGAGGCTGGTGGATGGACAGGATGATGGTGCGGCCGTGGTTCGCCATCCTGACGGAGCAACGGGGACACGTTAAAGTCTCCTCAGGCGAGGACGTCACTTAAAACATCCAACAGCTGAGCTTCATCAGTCTGCTGAAGCCCGAAAACATCCGGGGAGCGTACTCATTTCCTTCACGGCTTCTTCTCCgtaacaacagcagctgagttACAGTGAAGCGATCAGCTGTAACTCGCTGTCGTATAATGTGAACAATAAATCTAATAATCTGTTCAACACCTGGCTGCTCTGCGTCGCTcgctaactgctgctgtgtgtccatCACTGCAttagacttggttttaagggtcaggtcggagagtgtgtgtgcgtgcgtgcgtgcgtgcgtgcgcgcgcgcgcgcgcgtgcgtgcgtgtgtgtgtgcgtgtgtgtgcgtgtgcgtgtgcagaccttttgagcagcagcagcactgagttAGCCGTGTTGGAGTCGAGGCCCGTGGTGGGTTCGTCCAGGAAGAGGACGGGCGGGTCGATGATCAGCTCCATGCCGATgttcgtcctcttcctctcgccACCTGAGATTCCACGAATCAGCTGAGTGCccacctgcacaaacacacacaggtgtgttctTGTATGCTTGTGAGGACCCTCGGTGACGTTCCCAAACCATCGTTACGCCTcgtctttccttcttttcatccttgtttctttcttctttgtttgtcactcattttcctttttcttgtcttttttgtcctctttcttttcagttATTCTTGCCTTCCTTACTTTTCCTCACCCTCTTCCTTCTTCCCTTCTGTAGCCCTCCCTCTCTTTACTTCTTTCATACAGTGTTTCCATCCTTTCtttcgttctttctttctttctttctttccatgttTCTGCCTTGAACCTTCCCTCCGTACCTCTTTTTTTTATAACTCTTCTTGTCGTTtacttttctcttcctccctttctcctcacCTTGGAGTCGGCCACACGGCCCAGGCCCAGCTCCTGGATCAGGGTGTTGACTTTttgctccttctccctctgagAGATGGACGTCGGGAGGCGCAGCGCCGCCGAGAAGCTGAAGTTCTCTCTGACCGTCAGAGTTCCCATCACCACGTCGTCCTGAAGACAAAAACCATCGAACACAACATcaaatcagctgctgatggACGTTCTTTCATTTCAAGGACATCTTTTCATGTTAGATTTTACGTTTGGtggtgtgacctttgacctttaatgTGTGCAGCATGTCTGAACCAGACTTGTCCTGAGGAGCCGCTCTTATTGttcatgccccccccccccccccccggcagGAAACTCTCCTGAATCAACCTGTTCTGCCAGATCCTGTCACAGACTTGGCGTCTGTAgatttgacttcctgtctgtctccccgtCTGTCTCACCCACCTGCACCACATATCCAGACAGACACTTGAAGTTTGGTGGCTGAGGAGCTCCGTCGATCAGAACTTCTCCTGTCAGGCCTGTAGGGTCCTTCCTGGCTGCCAGAACATCCAGGAACCTGAACCGCAGACGACATGACGTCTGTCAAAGAAGCTCCTGTCCGTCCATCACAAAAGGTGTACGAGACACCCTCCATCATCACAACACCTAATGAAACTGCTTTATCTGTCCATGATGATGGACATGAAGACACTCACGAGGACTTGCCGCTTCCCGTCGCTCCCATGATGGCGTTCAGACCCGGCCTCATGATCCCACTGACAGACACAGGAAATATGAAGAGCGGAGAAATTCAGTATGAGTTTCTATCATTctgtcattttgcatttttcctcctaaatattttatttctcAGCAGGTTGAAGgagaaacacagtttttttaatgtgcaactGAGGATGTAACATGTCATTCGTGGTCATATGTGacacaaatattcaaatatgCCCCATTTTTTTTACAAGTTAAACCtgttttccaaacattttcccTCAAATTTGAATAAAACTCACTTTCACTGTAGTTAACACTGCGGCTCAAAGGATTCTTGTTGATACATTTGCATCCTCAaacatgaggatttgctgtttaGCCCCTGGAGAACACTGTGATGCACGCTGCCATGTAAATACGCTCCTTTACTTTATCCGTTTACCATTtcaaaggaacagtttgacagtttgggaaatgCGCTTAgtcgctttcttgctgagagttttACGAGCAGGTTGATCCCGctctcatgtttgtgcagtaaatacgaagctacagctagcagccgttagcttagctcaacacaaaagcaaagagagacagaaaaacatgaaatcactcAATGAAAccagataaaatgtgttttaagatgCTGGTGGGAGGCAGAactaggctagctgtttccccctgtttgcagtctttgtgctaagctaagctaacagtctgcTCGTGTTGCTCATTCACCTCGGTTGTGATGTTTAAAATGGTTTGTCTGGAATGACGAGGCGCTTTCAGTTCTGCGTTCCTGTGAATCGACTGTTCGTGAACTTTCATGCCGTCACATTTTCGAGGAACTGAAAGAgatttttgtggttttctgaACTGAGAAAATGGTGACTGTTCAGCTTTTGGTGAAGCTGTTTCACAATAGTTTGATTCATCTCTGCGTCTTTTTGCTGACTCAGGGATTTCACCCCGTCCCCCGTCTGTCAGGTCCTTCATTCAGCAGAATTTAAGTTCACACAACACTGACTGTCAACATTTCATCCAGTGACACTGCAgtttaagggtttttttttttttgaactttTTATGAAACTGTTcggaaagggtttttttttttttttttaaggctaaCAAACCGCTGGGCGACACT from Chaetodon auriga isolate fChaAug3 chromosome 24, fChaAug3.hap1, whole genome shotgun sequence carries:
- the LOC143317044 gene encoding broad substrate specificity ATP-binding cassette transporter ABCG2-like; the encoded protein is MSDDQGMMELGLNGASKHQLAGPGQQGATVSFHNIHYKVTLGGGCLIGKKKTTKEILNDLNGIMRPGLNAIMGATGSGKSSFLDVLAARKDPTGLTGEVLIDGAPQPPNFKCLSGYVVQDDVVMGTLTVRENFSFSAALRLPTSISQREKEQKVNTLIQELGLGRVADSKVGTQLIRGISGGERKRTNIGMELIIDPPVLFLDEPTTGLDSNTANSVLLLLKRMANHGRTIILSIHQPRYSIYRLFDSLTLLVNGKQVFHGPAQRALEYFSDIGYTCEPHNNPADFFLDIINGDLMANALSGDDDGTEPDLESISKSRLGVEEKLVEEYRNCYYFKQTQTELERIMEGKPTSRPSHTRIITYNTSFLTQFRWVLKRTFRNLLLNPQTSIAQVAVTVFLALVIGALFFDIKEDQTGIQNRFGVLFFVVVNQCFSSLSSAELFISQRKLFIHEYISGYYRVSVYFLSKVLSDIIALRTIPAIVFSCVAYFMIGLKPTVEAFFSFMLTMALVSYTATSMALAISADQTVVAIASIFMTITTVFMMIFAGLLVNLPSIVGWLAWLKYLSIPRYGLSALQVNEFSGLNFCQGFNSSNIPPGLVCTGEEFLTEQGVDYSIWGFWQNHMALGIMIFCFLTITYLKLRFIRKFT